The proteins below are encoded in one region of Deinococcus ruber:
- a CDS encoding RNA-guided endonuclease InsQ/TnpB family protein, with protein MKYRLFPNATQVKALDTTLYLCRQLYNGALEERRGAYKKAGVSVSYYEQKRVLTEIKADLPEYKAVHSQVLQNVIERLDKSFKGFFRRIKSGAKAGYPRFKGRAHYDSFTYPQAGKTGAMPMEDTGKVYLSKIGNVRCKYHRPLEGQVKTATIKREGDKWYVVFACEVEVVALPATGDDIGIDLGTNPNFLITSDGEFVPAPRHFKKSERKIGLLQRAATKKQRGSRRHKALKRQVAAEHRRVVNRRRDFHHKAARTLVNRYDAVYHEDLNIIGLARSRTAKGVLDAGWASFINILSLKAVNAGRKVLGVDPTYTSQDCSQCGHRQKVKIGHAYLCVNCGIDMHRDVNAAMNILHRGRDAAFSESVPVTALVDLRSLAL; from the coding sequence ATGAAGTACAGACTGTTCCCGAATGCCACCCAGGTGAAGGCACTGGATACCACGCTGTATCTGTGCCGTCAGCTCTATAACGGGGCGCTGGAAGAGCGGAGAGGTGCATACAAGAAGGCGGGGGTGTCGGTCAGCTACTACGAACAGAAACGTGTGTTGACCGAAATCAAGGCCGATCTCCCGGAGTACAAAGCCGTCCATTCCCAGGTCTTGCAGAACGTGATCGAACGGCTGGACAAGAGCTTCAAGGGGTTCTTCCGGCGCATCAAGTCGGGTGCAAAAGCGGGGTATCCCCGCTTCAAAGGTCGGGCGCACTACGACTCCTTCACCTACCCGCAGGCCGGTAAAACAGGGGCGATGCCCATGGAAGATACGGGCAAGGTGTACCTGTCGAAGATTGGCAACGTGCGCTGCAAGTACCATCGACCACTGGAGGGCCAGGTCAAGACGGCGACGATCAAGCGGGAAGGCGACAAGTGGTACGTCGTGTTTGCCTGCGAAGTCGAAGTTGTGGCGCTTCCAGCGACGGGCGACGACATCGGAATTGACCTGGGTACAAACCCGAATTTCCTCATTACCTCGGACGGGGAATTCGTGCCTGCCCCGCGTCACTTCAAGAAGAGTGAACGCAAGATCGGTCTGCTGCAACGGGCGGCGACCAAGAAGCAGCGGGGCAGTCGTCGTCACAAGGCGCTCAAGCGTCAGGTGGCGGCGGAACACCGCCGAGTTGTCAATCGTCGGCGGGACTTCCACCACAAGGCCGCCCGCACGCTGGTCAACCGCTACGATGCGGTGTACCACGAAGATCTGAACATCATCGGTCTGGCTCGTTCCCGCACCGCCAAAGGCGTGCTGGATGCAGGCTGGGCCAGTTTCATCAACATCCTTTCCCTCAAAGCTGTGAATGCTGGTCGGAAAGTGCTGGGGGTTGACCCTACTTATACGAGTCAGGATTGCAGTCAGTGCGGTCACAGGCAGAAGGTCAAGATCGGCCATGCCTATCTCTGCGTCAACTGCGGCATCGACATGCACCGAGATGTCAATGCCGCCATGAATATCCTGCATCGGGGCCGGGATGCGGCCTTCAGCGAGAGCGTGCCAGTGACGGCGCTTGTTGACCTGAGAAGCCTCGCCCTTTAG
- a CDS encoding diguanylate cyclase domain-containing protein produces the protein MKGAALAITPTQLSGTRTSLRLRRAYISTLIVLALLSIASNLLMSIQVQATRSTATLVNIAGRQRMLAVRIASDAQIAATTHDPRSTDDLRQSLQLFESNHQRLANPASGLYTSGYEPDVQSFYTRTLDPLVVGFTATAQRVLTTPLADLRPGRPDVTFLAEQSRGPLLSALDHAVMLDTHRSDTVIARVQALSWMRVSLVLGLLATLGVFVFRPLERRNRVLLADLTQERNAVQAQAHQLAQLAQEANLGRQDAVVLAELTRNLGEAKQLSDITGTIHALLSPLLGSTWLALLRLDETAQPSLLSLHGPSPANVWPLLERQASLNTETLLHTASRGPDYGTDIRTTGLLPLGVGALAVVPLPDKPARGPVLLLAARTADAPQLWTASQRRLLEAAARATCDAWERVTLLDELRRSADYSQALLQVSALSDTPRSPEDVAHEAAIIVTQVTDLDWAGLVVLRRGTGRVLTAYQHPDLPSTTLARLTRDFTDEEGLIWEVAQRGQPQFVDDYSQQLHARPELVAAGIHAATWVPLGTFEDTHYLLIATRLNHQPWAAANRELLAAAARTVSLALTRASHLHALEAAALLDPLTSLPNRRAFQRDLDALLSQAERHRQAFAVVMIDMDGLKTVNDRDGHEAGDVLLRAFAESLRVHFRAEDQVYRLGGDEYALLLPQTAVQAQDEIGRRVQRAVVHTQQQGFPHAAASGGVAFAPYDGWHAQTLVSVADDRMYQEKAQHRTARGISS, from the coding sequence ATGAAAGGTGCCGCCCTGGCAATCACACCCACTCAACTGTCTGGAACCAGGACATCGTTGCGGCTACGGCGGGCATACATTTCGACCCTGATCGTGCTGGCGCTGCTGAGTATCGCCTCCAACCTGCTGATGTCGATTCAGGTGCAGGCCACCCGTTCCACTGCCACGCTGGTGAATATCGCCGGTCGCCAGCGTATGCTCGCCGTCCGGATCGCCAGTGACGCCCAGATTGCCGCCACCACCCATGATCCCCGCAGCACCGACGATCTGCGCCAGTCTCTCCAACTCTTTGAGAGCAACCACCAGCGGCTCGCCAATCCGGCCTCCGGCCTGTACACCTCCGGCTATGAGCCAGACGTGCAGAGCTTCTATACCCGCACCCTCGACCCGCTGGTGGTGGGCTTTACCGCCACTGCTCAGCGTGTCCTGACAACCCCGCTGGCCGATCTGCGCCCAGGCAGACCCGACGTGACCTTTCTGGCCGAGCAGTCACGTGGCCCTCTTCTCAGCGCTCTGGATCACGCCGTCATGCTGGATACCCACCGCAGCGACACCGTGATTGCGCGGGTACAGGCGCTGTCCTGGATGCGGGTGTCGCTGGTGCTGGGCCTGCTCGCAACGCTGGGCGTCTTTGTCTTCCGCCCACTGGAGCGCCGTAACCGCGTGCTGCTGGCCGATCTGACGCAGGAACGCAACGCCGTTCAGGCCCAGGCACACCAGCTCGCTCAGCTTGCCCAAGAAGCGAATCTCGGAAGGCAGGACGCGGTGGTCCTGGCCGAGCTGACGCGGAATCTGGGTGAAGCGAAACAGCTGAGCGACATCACCGGCACCATCCATGCGCTGCTCAGCCCACTGCTCGGCAGCACGTGGCTGGCCCTGCTGCGTCTGGATGAAACGGCGCAGCCATCGCTGCTGTCGCTGCACGGCCCCAGCCCCGCCAACGTGTGGCCGCTGCTGGAACGGCAGGCGTCGCTGAATACCGAGACCCTGCTGCACACTGCCTCCAGAGGCCCGGACTACGGCACCGATATCCGCACGACCGGGCTGCTGCCGCTGGGGGTCGGGGCGTTGGCGGTGGTGCCGCTGCCCGACAAACCGGCGCGTGGCCCGGTGCTGCTGCTGGCTGCCCGCACCGCCGACGCCCCGCAGCTCTGGACCGCCTCGCAGCGCCGACTGCTGGAGGCTGCCGCCCGCGCCACCTGCGACGCCTGGGAACGCGTGACGCTGCTCGACGAACTGCGGCGCAGCGCCGACTACTCTCAGGCGCTGCTTCAGGTTTCGGCACTCTCCGATACGCCCCGGTCGCCGGAAGATGTGGCCCACGAAGCGGCGATCATCGTCACGCAGGTCACCGATCTGGACTGGGCCGGACTGGTGGTGCTGCGGCGCGGTACTGGCCGGGTCCTGACCGCCTATCAGCACCCGGATCTTCCCTCCACGACGCTGGCGCGGCTGACCCGCGATTTCACCGACGAGGAGGGACTGATCTGGGAGGTGGCGCAGCGCGGCCAGCCGCAGTTCGTCGACGATTACTCGCAGCAGCTTCACGCCCGGCCCGAACTGGTCGCGGCGGGCATCCATGCTGCCACCTGGGTACCGCTCGGCACCTTCGAAGATACCCATTATCTGCTGATTGCCACGCGCCTGAACCATCAGCCCTGGGCCGCTGCCAACCGCGAACTGCTGGCCGCCGCCGCCCGCACCGTCTCGCTGGCACTGACACGCGCGTCTCATCTGCATGCGCTGGAAGCTGCTGCACTGCTCGACCCACTCACCAGCCTGCCCAACCGCCGGGCGTTTCAGCGAGACCTGGACGCCCTGCTGTCACAGGCCGAGCGGCATCGGCAGGCATTCGCTGTGGTCATGATCGACATGGACGGTCTGAAAACCGTGAACGACCGCGATGGGCACGAGGCCGGAGACGTGCTGCTCCGGGCCTTTGCAGAGTCGCTGAGGGTGCACTTCAGGGCGGAAGATCAGGTGTACCGGCTGGGCGGCGACGAATACGCGCTGCTGCTGCCACAGACAGCGGTGCAGGCACAGGACGAAATTGGGCGGCGGGTGCAGCGGGCCGTCGTCCACACGCAGCAGCAGGGCTTTCCTCATGCTGCCGCGAGTGGTGGCGTGGCCTTCGCCCCATACGACGGCTGGCACGCACAGACGTTGGTGTCTGTGGCCGATGACCGCATGTACCAGGAGAAAGCGCAGCACCGGACGGCCCGTGGCATTTCCAGCTAG